The Xanthomonas sp. CFBP 8443 genome has a window encoding:
- the galA gene encoding beta-galactosidase GalA, with amino-acid sequence MQRRQFLVGGASAGLLLAAPRWSWAGSAADAGFAGTGGRAAAVSPLTLAVDPGVFCLDDGWRFHAGDIAFPPITGQDASYDNAKAGKAWGAAAGDFDDSQWRSLRLPHDFAIEQPIEASANVAQGYRRRGIAWYRRSLRLDEALRGKALELRLDGISSRATVWINGLLMARSWSGYDGVAIDLSAIARYGQDLNSIAVRVDAEAMDGWWYEGAGLYRHTWLVVRDALHIVGDGVHAVPRIGDDERWTLPVAVTVANAGEQAEAALLEVTLYDAHGAVVAQGGSALQVGALAQAVAQVELQVRQPQRWDVAAPHLYRVAAVLRGAGRERDRRECAIGFRTLRFDAQQGFFLNERPLKIKGACLHQDHAGVGVAVPDSVHEFRIRRLKALGCNAIRLHHAVASELLDVCDRLGMLVMAENRVFNPAPDYAAQLRWLVRRDRNRACVFLWSVFNEEPMQGTAAGYQMVRRAVALVRELDDSRPVTAAMNDGMLTQRNAAHAVDVVGFNYRQFNYDRVHTAMPHTPLLSSEDTSAFQTRGAWFTDMDAHVIAEDDSVAAPWGNTHRTSWKLVNERPYLAGSFVWTGFDYRGEPTPFEWPSVSSFFGIMDLCGFPKGAYWLRQAQWIDDAPILQLLPHWNWPGREGTPIKVMAFCNAQQVELWLNGQSQGRQAVDRIEMNAWQVPYAPGVLEAVAYRDGREVARQRVQTVGAPVALRLTPDRTRMRGDGRDAQPITLEAVDAQGRHVPFADAQIALQVDGGRLLGVGNGDPNRHAADNVPQVQLFNGLAQAIVEAGSGQRRLRIQARAPGLRAAQATIELEAVALPPSLPPAAAAMVVPGWRRTLPFAAPPDPALPRAPNDNNSWSFCQPGNLETRAERDGYVLYRATFTPWAGIQQRGGRLRLGRATGAAQVYLDRRLVASVAAGQHAQVTLPAAAGERVLAVVMQVTAGTPFGFDDVATVEY; translated from the coding sequence ATGCAACGACGACAATTCCTGGTGGGCGGCGCCAGCGCCGGGCTGCTGCTGGCGGCGCCGCGCTGGAGCTGGGCAGGCAGTGCGGCCGATGCCGGATTCGCCGGTACCGGTGGCCGCGCGGCGGCGGTGTCGCCATTGACGCTGGCGGTCGATCCGGGCGTGTTCTGCCTGGACGACGGCTGGCGTTTCCACGCCGGCGACATTGCGTTTCCGCCGATCACCGGGCAAGACGCCAGCTACGACAACGCCAAGGCCGGCAAGGCCTGGGGCGCGGCCGCGGGCGATTTCGACGACAGCCAGTGGCGGTCGTTGCGCCTGCCGCACGATTTCGCCATCGAGCAGCCGATCGAGGCCAGCGCCAACGTGGCGCAAGGCTATCGCCGCCGCGGCATCGCCTGGTACCGGCGCAGCCTGCGGCTGGACGAGGCGCTGCGCGGCAAGGCGCTGGAACTGCGCTTGGACGGCATCTCCAGCCGCGCCACGGTCTGGATCAACGGGTTGCTGATGGCGCGCAGCTGGAGCGGCTACGACGGCGTCGCCATCGACCTGAGCGCGATCGCGCGCTACGGGCAGGATCTCAATAGCATTGCCGTGCGCGTGGACGCCGAGGCGATGGATGGCTGGTGGTACGAAGGCGCCGGTCTGTACCGGCACACCTGGCTTGTTGTGCGCGATGCGCTGCATATCGTCGGCGATGGCGTGCACGCGGTGCCGCGGATCGGCGACGACGAACGTTGGACGCTGCCCGTTGCGGTCACGGTCGCCAATGCCGGCGAGCAGGCCGAAGCGGCGCTGCTCGAGGTGACGCTGTACGACGCGCATGGCGCGGTGGTGGCGCAGGGCGGCAGCGCGCTGCAGGTGGGCGCATTGGCGCAGGCCGTGGCGCAGGTCGAACTGCAGGTGCGCCAGCCGCAACGCTGGGACGTGGCCGCGCCGCACCTGTATCGGGTCGCGGCGGTGCTGCGCGGCGCTGGCCGCGAGCGCGACCGCCGCGAGTGCGCGATCGGCTTTCGCACGCTGCGCTTCGACGCGCAGCAGGGTTTCTTCCTCAACGAACGGCCGCTCAAGATCAAGGGCGCCTGCCTGCACCAGGACCATGCCGGGGTCGGCGTGGCGGTGCCCGACAGCGTGCACGAGTTCCGCATCCGCCGGCTCAAGGCGCTGGGCTGCAACGCGATCCGCCTGCATCATGCGGTGGCCAGCGAACTGCTCGACGTCTGCGATCGCCTGGGCATGCTGGTGATGGCCGAGAACCGCGTGTTCAATCCGGCGCCGGACTACGCCGCGCAGCTGCGCTGGCTGGTGCGCCGCGACCGCAACCGTGCCTGCGTGTTCCTGTGGTCGGTGTTCAACGAAGAGCCGATGCAGGGCACCGCCGCCGGCTATCAGATGGTGCGCCGCGCGGTGGCGCTGGTGCGCGAACTGGACGACAGCCGCCCGGTGACCGCGGCGATGAACGACGGCATGCTGACCCAGCGCAACGCGGCGCATGCGGTGGACGTGGTCGGCTTCAACTACCGCCAGTTCAACTACGACCGCGTGCACACGGCGATGCCGCATACGCCGCTGCTGTCCAGCGAAGATACCAGCGCCTTCCAGACCCGCGGCGCCTGGTTCACCGACATGGACGCGCACGTCATCGCCGAGGACGACTCGGTCGCCGCGCCGTGGGGCAACACCCATCGCACGTCCTGGAAGCTGGTCAACGAGCGCCCGTATCTGGCCGGCAGTTTCGTCTGGACCGGCTTCGACTACCGCGGCGAGCCGACCCCGTTCGAATGGCCGTCGGTGTCCTCGTTCTTCGGCATCATGGACCTGTGCGGTTTCCCGAAGGGCGCGTACTGGCTGCGCCAGGCGCAGTGGATCGACGACGCGCCGATACTGCAACTGCTGCCGCACTGGAACTGGCCGGGCCGCGAGGGCACGCCGATCAAGGTGATGGCATTCTGCAACGCGCAGCAGGTGGAGCTGTGGCTCAACGGGCAGTCGCAGGGGCGGCAGGCGGTGGACCGGATCGAGATGAATGCCTGGCAGGTGCCGTATGCGCCGGGCGTGCTGGAGGCGGTGGCCTATCGCGACGGCCGCGAGGTGGCGCGGCAGCGGGTGCAGACGGTCGGCGCGCCGGTCGCGCTGCGGCTGACCCCGGACCGGACGCGGATGCGCGGCGATGGCCGCGATGCGCAGCCGATCACCCTGGAGGCGGTGGATGCGCAGGGCCGCCACGTGCCGTTCGCCGATGCGCAGATCGCGCTGCAGGTCGACGGCGGGCGCCTGCTCGGCGTCGGCAACGGCGACCCCAACCGGCACGCCGCCGACAACGTGCCGCAGGTGCAGCTGTTCAACGGCCTGGCACAGGCCATCGTCGAGGCCGGCAGCGGCCAGCGCCGGCTGCGCATCCAGGCGCGCGCGCCGGGCCTGCGCGCCGCGCAGGCGACGATCGAGCTGGAGGCGGTGGCGTTGCCGCCGTCGCTGCCGCCGGCCGCCGCGGCGATGGTGGTGCCCGGCTGGCGGCGCACGCTGCCATTCGCCGCGCCGCCGGACCCGGCGCTGCCGCGCGCGCCCAACGACAACAACAGCTGGAGCTTCTGCCAGCCGGGCAACCTGGAGACGCGCGCCGAGCGCGATGGCTATGTGCTGTACCGGGCGACGTTCACGCCGTGGGCCGGAATCCAGCAGCGCGGCGGCCGGCTGCGGCTTGGCCGCGCGACCGGCGCGGCGCAGGTGTACCTGGACCGGCGCCTGGTCGCCAGCGTCGCCGCCGGGCAGCATGCGCAGGTGACGCTGCCGGCCGCGGCCGGCGAACGGGTGCTGGCGGTGGTGATGCAGGTGACGGCCGGAACGCCTTTCGGCTTCGACGACGTAGCGACAGTGGAGTATTGA
- a CDS encoding TonB-dependent receptor produces MPHVARSRPHCCSLSVLATAIALGLLSSGAQAQDAPAPAPVSQLDTVTVTSSYQKSLITALDNKREDARMTDGISSEDIGKFPAENIAEAIQRIPGVQISTINGRGSTISIRGLGPQYSATTINGQTIKSADFTDGFRYDIIQPEVAAAIEVIKSPSADMDAGGLSGTVNIETTKPLDYKERKLLLSAKEQYSEFAGGAPTPKAVLTYIDQFQLADGGELGVFVNAGYQKLKDRADYLWIDRWYTQDTTDGTLYIPRRPRYRSIERETDRKMLTAGLQWKPNDRLEMNLTALYSQDKTDNDMNQLVYSFDRNFLSVLETDGLTATKVSASNYWLENNRQLERHDLTSQLVTWDAKWKGDAWTFSGVANYTEGKTDEDERAVILGRLPSATLFDMSNPGAISLTTDADANDASAWDQANLVRDEYPNGAITKLSNKEWSLQFDAERYVGAGFLDSVKFGTKFRRETFDRNVWRRDFLYLVNSGAVSGYAMFPELSAASSNVSNFLDGNLASQTGWVAPDVYAYAEALAASGITVPVLFAPQASYHIRNDIFSAYALAKIDTEIGSMRLRGNVGVRYENTKRTTDTYLTTASQFSEDANDVVGTARAPYDYHNWLPSLNLVLDMREDLLLRFAAGKALVRPILDSNTAIATTISSGSNTGGTTTYDVSLGQTDLRALTANQADLSLEWYYGQGGGLTLAGFWKQVKNGTFNSIVCPTTFNGAALSGNSAGDCVDGSGNIYEITATQNDPSKVKIKGYELGWTQSFDAWLPIQGFGLTANFTRVIPQRDTDFKIRNLSEKTWNATGYWENEMFSARLSLNHRSEYEQDSSDSFFAREGHTMKARTQFDAVLGYQATDKLSFQLGGLNLTDKKEEAYKDISERWQMTGVTGRSFYVSMQWDIL; encoded by the coding sequence ATGCCACATGTCGCTCGCTCCCGTCCGCACTGCTGTTCCCTGTCCGTCCTCGCCACCGCCATCGCCCTCGGCCTGCTCAGCAGCGGCGCGCAGGCGCAGGACGCGCCCGCGCCCGCACCGGTCTCCCAGCTCGATACGGTCACCGTGACCAGCTCGTACCAGAAGAGCCTGATCACCGCGCTGGACAACAAGCGCGAGGACGCGCGCATGACCGACGGCATCTCCTCCGAGGACATCGGCAAGTTCCCGGCCGAGAACATCGCCGAGGCGATCCAGCGCATTCCCGGCGTGCAGATCTCCACCATCAACGGCCGCGGTTCGACCATCAGCATCCGCGGCCTGGGCCCGCAGTACTCGGCCACCACGATCAACGGCCAGACCATCAAGAGCGCCGATTTCACCGACGGCTTCCGCTACGACATCATCCAGCCGGAAGTGGCCGCGGCGATCGAGGTGATCAAGTCGCCGTCGGCGGACATGGATGCCGGCGGGCTGTCGGGCACGGTCAACATCGAGACCACCAAGCCGCTGGACTACAAGGAGCGCAAGCTGCTGCTGTCGGCCAAGGAGCAATACTCCGAATTCGCCGGCGGCGCGCCGACGCCGAAGGCGGTGCTCACCTACATCGACCAGTTCCAGCTCGCCGACGGCGGCGAACTGGGCGTGTTCGTCAACGCCGGCTACCAGAAGCTCAAGGACCGCGCCGACTACCTGTGGATCGACCGCTGGTACACCCAGGACACCACCGACGGCACCCTGTACATCCCGCGCCGCCCGCGCTACCGCTCGATCGAGCGCGAAACCGACCGCAAAATGCTCACTGCCGGGCTGCAGTGGAAGCCCAACGACCGGTTGGAAATGAACCTGACTGCGTTGTACTCGCAGGACAAGACCGACAACGACATGAACCAGTTGGTCTATTCCTTCGACCGCAATTTCCTGAGCGTGCTGGAGACCGACGGCCTGACCGCGACCAAGGTGTCTGCGTCCAACTACTGGCTGGAGAACAACCGCCAGCTCGAGCGCCACGATCTCACCTCGCAGCTGGTGACCTGGGACGCGAAGTGGAAGGGCGATGCGTGGACCTTCAGCGGCGTGGCCAACTACACCGAAGGCAAGACCGACGAGGACGAACGCGCGGTGATCCTCGGCCGCCTGCCGTCGGCGACGCTGTTCGACATGTCCAACCCCGGCGCGATCTCGCTGACCACCGATGCCGACGCCAACGACGCCAGCGCCTGGGACCAGGCCAACCTGGTCCGCGACGAGTATCCCAACGGCGCGATCACCAAGCTCAGCAACAAGGAATGGTCGCTGCAGTTCGATGCCGAGCGCTACGTCGGTGCCGGCTTCCTCGACTCGGTGAAGTTCGGCACCAAGTTCCGCCGCGAGACCTTCGACCGCAACGTCTGGCGCCGCGATTTCCTGTACCTGGTCAACTCCGGTGCGGTGTCCGGCTACGCGATGTTCCCGGAGCTGTCGGCGGCCAGTTCCAACGTCAGCAACTTCCTCGACGGCAATCTGGCCTCGCAGACCGGCTGGGTGGCGCCGGACGTGTACGCCTACGCCGAGGCGCTGGCCGCTTCGGGCATCACCGTGCCGGTGCTGTTCGCGCCGCAGGCCAGCTACCACATCCGCAACGACATCTTCTCCGCCTACGCGCTGGCCAAGATCGACACCGAGATCGGCAGCATGCGCCTGCGCGGCAACGTCGGCGTGCGCTACGAGAACACCAAGCGCACCACCGACACCTACCTGACCACCGCCTCGCAATTCAGCGAGGACGCCAACGACGTGGTCGGCACCGCGCGCGCGCCGTACGACTACCACAACTGGCTGCCGAGCCTGAACCTGGTGCTGGACATGCGCGAGGACCTGCTGCTGCGCTTCGCCGCCGGCAAGGCGCTGGTGCGCCCGATCCTGGACAGCAACACCGCCATCGCCACCACCATCTCCTCGGGCAGCAACACCGGCGGCACCACCACCTACGACGTGTCGCTGGGCCAGACCGACCTGAGGGCGCTGACCGCCAACCAGGCCGACCTCAGCCTGGAGTGGTACTACGGCCAAGGCGGCGGCCTGACCCTGGCCGGCTTCTGGAAGCAGGTCAAGAACGGCACCTTCAACAGCATCGTCTGCCCGACCACGTTCAACGGCGCGGCGCTGTCCGGCAACAGTGCCGGCGATTGCGTGGACGGCAGCGGCAACATCTACGAGATCACCGCCACCCAGAACGATCCGAGCAAGGTCAAGATCAAGGGCTACGAACTGGGCTGGACGCAATCCTTCGATGCCTGGCTGCCGATCCAGGGCTTCGGCCTGACCGCCAACTTCACCCGGGTGATCCCGCAGCGCGACACCGACTTCAAGATCCGCAACCTGTCGGAGAAGACCTGGAACGCCACCGGCTACTGGGAGAACGAGATGTTCTCCGCGCGCCTGTCGCTCAACCACCGCAGCGAGTACGAGCAGGACAGCAGCGACAGCTTCTTCGCCCGCGAAGGCCACACCATGAAGGCGCGCACCCAGTTCGACGCGGTACTCGGCTACCAGGCCACCGACAAGCTCAGCTTCCAGCTCGGCGGGCTCAACCTGACCGACAAGAAGGAAGAGGCGTACAAGGACATCAGCGAGCGCTGGCAGATGACCGGCGTCACCGGACGCAGCTTCTACGTGTCGATGCAGTGGGACATCCTGTGA